Sequence from the Desulfovibrio oxyclinae DSM 11498 genome:
GCACCATGCTGGAAAAGGGCGACCCCGAGGCGGCGTGGCCGCTTCTGGAAGAGGCGCTCGCGCTGACGCGACGCATCGGCAACCGCATCAACGAGGCCAAGGTGCTCGCGGTGATGGGCTCGGTGCGTTTGGAGCAGGGCAGTGCCGGAGAGGCTGCGGAACATTTCGAGGCGGCGCGAGCCGTGGCGCAGGAAGTAGGATTGCCCGAGGTGCGCTGGCGTGCGCTGCACGGATTGGGTTCCGTGGCTAGGGCCAATGGAGAGCTTGAGCGCGCTCGTGACCTGTTTGGCGAAGCCGTGGAAATCATCGAAGGACTGCGGGCCGCCGTGTCCATGCAGGAATTGCGGGACGGCTTTTCGGTGGGCCGGACGGAACCATATGAAGATTTGGTGCGCGTGCTGGCCGATCTCGACAGGCCGAGGGAGGCGTTCCACGTGGCCGAACGCTCCCGTGCGCGCAGTCTCGTGGAGATGCTTGGAAACGGCCCGCGTCGTATGCGCGATGAGCTTGGCACGCAGCTGTACAACTCCCTGACCGCGTTCCGTGACCGCATCCGCGAGCAGCGCGCCCTGCTGCGGCGCAGCGAGCTGGAAGCCGAGCAGGAAGTCTATGCGCGGAATCTGGCGCTGCTGGAAGACCGCTATTCCGACCTGCTGCTGCGGGCCAGAAACGAGAACCCGGAACTTGCGAACATCGTGGAGGCAGACGCCCTGCATCTGGCCGAAGTCTCCAGGTTGCTCGACGAGGGCGTGTCGCTGCTGGTGTATTATCTGCTGGATGATGAAATCCTGTGCTGGGTGGTACGGCCCGATGGGTTTACTCTGCACCGCACGCCCGCCGATCGTATACAGCTGGGAAAGGATGTTCTGGACTACCGTCGCGCGTTGCAGAATCTGGAACCGGAGGACCGGCTTTCCCGGAGTCTGTATGACCGACTGCTCGGCAGATTGGATATTCCCGAGGGGACGGTGGGCATCGTTCCGCACGGCGTGCTGCATCACCTTTCCTATGCCGGTCTGGATGACGGGGACGAGTATTTCGTGGATCGTCACCCTCTGTTCCGTGTGCCGAGCGCGTCCGTCATGGCGTACACGTTCAAGCGGCGCGGCAGGAATGCGGGCGAAGTGCTCATCGCTGCCGACCCCGATTTGGGCGACTCTGCGTTGGAGCTGCCCTTTGCGCGCAGGGAGGGGCGTTCGGTGGCTTTCAATTTCCCGGATGCCATCCTGCTCACCGGAAGCAAGGCGGCAAAGCCCGAAGTGCTTCGCGATATGGGACGCAGCCGCATTGTGCACATTGCTGCCCACGGCGAGTTCGACCGCGAGAATCCGTTGCTGTCCACGGTCAGGCTCGCATCCGGGCAGGGTGGCGATGGCGACCTGAGCGCGTCAGAGGTCTTTGGCGTAAGCACGCCCGCCGATCTGGTGGTGCTCTCCGCCTGCCAGACGGGGCTGTCCGCGGTGTCGGCCGGGGATGACGTGACCGGACTGAACCGGGCCTTCATCTTTGCCGGAACCCATGTGCTGGCTGCTAGCCTGTGGCGCGTGAGCGACGTGGCCTCGGCCATGCTTATGAAGAGCTTCTACCGGAATCTTGAAACCATGACTAAATCCGGGGCCATGCGCCGGGCAATGCTGCACGTGCGGCAGCGGTATCCGCATCCGGGATACTGGGCTGCCTTCACGCTCACGGGCGATCATCGCTGACGCTCCCGCCCCCCTTGCGCCGCCTCGATAAAACGGCTCCGCTACCGGAATGGTGGCGGGGCCGTTTTATCGTGATCCGCACCGGGAGCCATGATAATTTTTACATTATTTTGCAAAAAGTCATTCAAACGGGTAGTCTCTCCGGTAAGATCGTTTTTCCCCTTAGGGGGAGGAGTTTCGATAATGCAATGCAATTACCCGTGGAGAATGAATTTGTTATGGTGAAACGACTGGCTCTGACAGCATTGCTTCTTCTGATGGCTGTGCCGGCATTGGCTGCTTCGCCCGTGGATCTGACCGTTTACCAGAACGGAACCGTACTGGTTCGGGAAGTTCGCGGCTTTGAGCTGCACAAGGGGACCGGAGAAATAGCTGTCATGGGACTGCCCCGCTCCCTGCGGCCGGGGACGCTCTCGGCCGAATCCGTTACCGCGCCGAAACTGTTTCGGGTGCTCTCGTCGCAGTTCAGGTCCGGCGGTCTCTCCTCGACGCAGATTCTGCAAAGACATATAGGAAAGATGGTGCAGGTGGTCCTGCCGGATACGAGAGACACCGACTCGCGTCGTGTGGCCGAGGCCCGGTTGCTTGGGGTGGAAGGCGCCCGTGCCCTGCTTGAGCTTGAGGACGGGCGTATGTGGATAGGCCCTTACGAGGCCGTGATGTTGGAGCAGGCGCCCGCAGACGCCGTACTCTCTCCGGTGATGGCGTGGCGGTTCCGCAATACCGGACCGAAGCGGCAGGATGTGGCACTGTCCTATCTGGCCGACGGCATGGATTGGAACGCGGATATGGTGCTGACCCGTCGTGGTCACGATCAATGGGGCCTGAAGGTATGGGCCACCATGCGAAACGAGAGTGGAAGAGATTTTAAAAACGCCCGGCTGCGGCTGGTGGCGGGCGAGGTGAGTTCCGGTGCCCCAAAGCCCATGCCCCGCAATATGCTCAAGGCCGAGGTTATGGTCATGGATGCGGCCCCGGGTGGCGCTTCGCGCAGCGAGTTCGGCCAGTGGCATCTGTATGATGTGGGCGAAGGGTTTTCGCTGCCGCAGGGGGCCGTAACGCAGGTGCTGCTCTTTGAAGTGCCGGACATGCCCGTGCAGAGACGCCTTCTGGCGGAATCCAATGTCGGCGTATCCCCCCGTTCGGGAACGGATCGTCGGCCGTTGGAGGTTCGGCTCGAAATCGATAACAAAGACTCGGATCAGCCGATGCCCGCCGGAACCGTGCGCGTCTTTGAACCCGGACCGGAAGGAACACCCCTGTTTGCAGGCGAGGACGCTGTTCCCGGCGTGCCCGAGGGCGGCAGGGCCGTCCTGCGGCTCGGACGTGCTTTTGACGTAACCATGGAGCGCAGACAGACCGATTTTTCCCGCTCCGGGAAGCACCGTCTCATTGTGGCATATGAGCTGACGCTGAGGAACGCCCGTGAAAAGACGGCTGCGGTCCGCATACGCGAGCGCATCCCCGGACAGTGGAAGCTGCTCTCGGCCAGTGCGGAAGGCCGGCGCGAGGATGCCGGAACGCTGGTGTTTGATCTGGACGTTCCGAAGAAGGACAACCTGACACTCACCTACAAGGTGCAGGTGGAACTGAAATAGGCAGGAGAACATGAGCGAACTTTCGATACCGAAAACGACGCTTGAGACGCTGAAGGACTTCTACGCGCTCATGGACAGGACCCGCACGGTCCGCCACCGGGCTGTGGAATTGATCTTCGGCGGCAAGGAAGTGCCGGAGGCTCTGGCTGAATCCCTCAGGAATGCGCAGGCTTCGCTTGAAGCCGTTCCGCAACGTGAGGGCAAGCGCGTCCTCTCGCTTGACGGCGACAAGGACATCCTTCTGGATATCGACTACGAAGTGAACGAATGCGCCAAGGATGTTCTGTATTTTGAAAAGGGCGAAAAGGCCCTGCTCGGATATCTCGCCGAGCTGCATCCGGATTTCGAGAAGCAGGTACAGGAGGGCGTCAAGGCGCTTTCGGGCGGCAGATACCACAGTTTTGTCACCGACCGCGACGGCACGGTGAACAACTACTGCGGCCGTTACCGTTCTTCCATCCAGTCAGCATACAATGCGGTCTTTCTGACCCGTTTCGCACAGCGGATGGCGGATAATCCCGTGGTGCTCACCTCGGCGCCGCTCATGGACGTGGGGCTGGTGGAGATAAGCGTCAATCCCGAATACGCCATGTATTATGCGGGATCCAAGGGGCGCGAATGTCTCGATCTTGAAGGGCGCGTGCGCCAGTTCCCCATTGACCCGGACAAGCAGCAGATACTGCGGACGCTCAACGAGAAGCTCACCGCCATGCTGCATCTCGATGAGTACGAGAAGTTCTCCCTCATCGGCTCCGGGCTCCAATTCAAGTTCGGGCAGACTACGGTGGCCCGGCAGGATATCAGCGGCTCGGTCCCGGCCAGGGAGTCGGAAGCCTTTTTGCGTACCCTGGAAGAGATGGTCGTATCCATAGACCCGAAGCGCGAGAATTTCCGCATTGAAGACACCGGTCTCGACGTGGAGATCATTCTTACCATCTCGGGCGATAGCGGTCTCAAGGATTTCGACAAGGGTGACGGCGTACGGTTTCTCAACGAGGAATTCGAGTTCCGCATGTTCGAGGGACGCAACCTCATTTGCGGCGATACGTCGAGCGACGTGCCCATGCTTGAGGCGTCCCTGAGCATGAACGGCAATACGCGGACCGTCTTCGTGACGGAGAAGGAAGAGCTTGCCGCCAGAGTGCGCGGGCTGGCTCCGGAGGCGGTGATCGTGCCGCAGCCGGACATGCTCGTGACCATGCTCGGCAGGCTGGAAGAGTAGAACGAAACAGTCCAACATTGCGAGGCAGATAATGGAATTCAGGGGAGTGGTCTTCGACCTCGACGGTGTCATCACGAGAACCGCCAGGGTTCACGCACAGGCGTGGGAAAGCGCTTTTAACGATTTTCTGAAAATGGTTGCGGAGCGGGACAATGTCGCGTTCCAACCCTTCGACCGCACCCACGACTACCATAATTACGTGGATGGCAAACCCCGGTTNGAAGGGGTGTTGTCCTTTCTGAAATCGCGCAACCTGACCCTGCCGCCGGGAACGCCGGACGACGAACCGGGGATGGACACCATCTGCGCGCTCGGCAACCTCAAGAACGAGCTCTTTCAAGACATCCTGCGCCGCGAAGGCCCGGAGGTGTTCGAGACGTCGGTAGAGCTGGTGGAGGCGCTCAAAAAGCGCAACATCCGGGTGGCCGTGGCAACATCGAGCCGCAACGGTCGGTTGGTATTGCAGCTGGCCGGGCTGGACGACATGTTCGAAGTGGTCGTGGACGGCGTGGTTTCGGAGCGGATGCAGCTCAAGGGCAAGCCCGAACCGGATATCTTCGTCACCGCAGCAGAAGAAATGGGCCTGCATCCCAGTCAGTGCGTGGTGGCGGAAGATGCTATCTCCGGCGTGCAGGCGGGCAGCGCGGGCAACTTCGGTCTGGTGCTCGGCATAGCGCGCAACATCAATGGCGAGATGCTCAAGCGTTTCGGCGCAGACCTCGTGGTTTCCGATCTCGGCGAGATCACCATTGAGGACATCGGGGAGTGGTTCTCATCCGGACTTGCCTCAGACGACTGGCGTCTCTCATATCACGGCTTCGAGCCGGGCGACGAAAAGCTTCGCGAAACCCTCACCGCCGTGGGTAACGGCTATATGGGCGTTCGCGGTGCATATGAGTGCGAGTGTGCGTCGTACTATTTCTATCCGGGAACCTACATCTCCGGCATCTACAACAAGGTGCCGAGCAAGGTTCAGGGGCGCGATATCTACAACAACGATCTGGTGAACTGCCCCAATTGGCTCCCGGTGGAGTTCAAGGTGGGGTCGGGCGATTTCGTCTCCCCGCTGTCCATGGAGATACTCAGCTACGCCCATGTGCTGAACATGAAAGAGGCCGTGGTCGAACGGCACATCGTGGTCAAGGACAAGGTCGGCCGCATAACGCGCGTCTCAAGCAAGCGGTTCGCCAGTATGCACGACGCGCACGTCTGCGCGTTGAAATTCGAAATGACGCCGCTGAACTACTCCGGGAAGATAACCTTCCGCTCCGCGCTGGACGGCAACGTCACCAACGGCAACGTGGCGCGCTACAGCTCGCTGACCTCGAATCACCTCTGTCGTGTGGCGGGCGGTGCTCTCGGCGACGGCTCCTTCCTGCACGTGGAGACGACCCACTCGCGCTACCACATCGTCATGGCCGCCAAGACCCGCGTGCTGGAGAGCGGCCGTGAGATCGAGCTCAAGAAGGTGGTCTCTCAGGAAAAGGCCAAGGTCGTGGAGGAAATGTCCTTCATGGCTCAGGAGAACGTCAATTACAGCCTCGAAAAGTTCGTCAGCGTGCGAACCTCGCTGGACAGGGACGCCGAGCCCGATCTGGTGGCACAGGCCATGGAGCGCCTCGGGCGCGTCAAGACCTTCCATTCCCTGTTCACGCCGCATTACCGCGAGTGGAACAAGCTGTGGGAAAAGGCCGACATTCGCGTGGACGGCGACCGGTTTGTCCAGCGGGTCATCCGGCTGCACATCTTCCACCTGCTGGTGACGGCCAGCCCCAACACCGTGGGACGCGACGTGGGAATGCCCGCGCGCGGTCTGCACGGCGAGGCCTATCGCGGGCACATCTTCTGGGATGAGCTCTACATCCAGCCATTCTACGACAGCCATTTCCCGGACATCTCCAAGGCGCTGCTCGAATACCGCTATAACCGGCTCGATGCGGCGCGTGAGTATGCGAAGGAAAACGGCTACAAGGGTGCCATGTATCCGTGGCAGACCGCGGACGACGGCTCCGAGGAGACGCAGGAGGTCCATTACAATCCCGAATCCAAGGAATGGGACCCGGACCTTTCGCGCCGCCAGCGGCACGTATCCATAGCCGTGTTCTGCAATGCGTGGCGATATGCCCGCTGGACCGGCGATACAGCCTTCCTCAAGAGCATGGGCGCGGAAATGATGCTCGACATCGCCCAGTTCTGGGGCTCCATTGCCGAGTACGACAAGGAAACGGACAAATATCACATCGAAGGCGTCATGGGGCCGGACGAATTCCACGAATCCCTTCCGGACTCTGACGAGCACGGCCTCAAGGACAACGCCTACACCAACATCATGGTGGTCTGGCTCATGGAGCGCGCGCTCAAGCTGCTCGACAAGCTCGACTCCAAGACCGTGTCCGCCATCAAGCGCCGCATCGGCCTCAAGGATAAGGACATTCAGAAGTGGCGAGAAATGACCACCAAGATGAATGTCATCCTCACCGAGGACGGCATCATCTCCCAGTTCGACGGTTACATGGACCTCAAGGAACTGGATTGGGATGCCTACCGCAAGCGGTTCTACTCCATTCATCGCATGGACCGCATCCTCAAGGCCGAGGGCGACACGCCTGACAACTACAAGGTCGCCAAGCAGGCCGATACGCTCATGCTCTGGTACGTGCTGGAGATTGACGAGGTGGCACGCATCCTCAAGCAGCTTGGCTACGATCCCGGCGATAAGCTGGAGATGCTCAGGAAGAATTACGACTACTACGAAAAGCGCACCAGCCACGGCTCGACCCTTTCCAAGATTGTCCACTCCGTGCTGGCGGGATACATCTATCCCAGCGAGGTGGCCTGGAACTGGTTCATGGAGGCCATGAAGAGCGACATT
This genomic interval carries:
- a CDS encoding DUF4139 domain-containing protein, whose product is MVKRLALTALLLLMAVPALAASPVDLTVYQNGTVLVREVRGFELHKGTGEIAVMGLPRSLRPGTLSAESVTAPKLFRVLSSQFRSGGLSSTQILQRHIGKMVQVVLPDTRDTDSRRVAEARLLGVEGARALLELEDGRMWIGPYEAVMLEQAPADAVLSPVMAWRFRNTGPKRQDVALSYLADGMDWNADMVLTRRGHDQWGLKVWATMRNESGRDFKNARLRLVAGEVSSGAPKPMPRNMLKAEVMVMDAAPGGASRSEFGQWHLYDVGEGFSLPQGAVTQVLLFEVPDMPVQRRLLAESNVGVSPRSGTDRRPLEVRLEIDNKDSDQPMPAGTVRVFEPGPEGTPLFAGEDAVPGVPEGGRAVLRLGRAFDVTMERRQTDFSRSGKHRLIVAYELTLRNAREKTAAVRIRERIPGQWKLLSASAEGRREDAGTLVFDLDVPKKDNLTLTYKVQVELK
- a CDS encoding beta-phosphoglucomutase family hydrolase, with amino-acid sequence MEFRGVVFDLDGVITRTARVHAQAWESAFNDFLKMVAERDNVAFQPFDRTHDYHNYVDGKPRXEGVLSFLKSRNLTLPPGTPDDEPGMDTICALGNLKNELFQDILRREGPEVFETSVELVEALKKRNIRVAVATSSRNGRLVLQLAGLDDMFEVVVDGVVSERMQLKGKPEPDIFVTAAEEMGLHPSQCVVAEDAISGVQAGSAGNFGLVLGIARNINGEMLKRFGADLVVSDLGEITIEDIGEWFSSGLASDDWRLSYHGFEPGDEKLRETLTAVGNGYMGVRGAYECECASYYFYPGTYISGIYNKVPSKVQGRDIYNNDLVNCPNWLPVEFKVGSGDFVSPLSMEILSYAHVLNMKEAVVERHIVVKDKVGRITRVSSKRFASMHDAHVCALKFEMTPLNYSGKITFRSALDGNVTNGNVARYSSLTSNHLCRVAGGALGDGSFLHVETTHSRYHIVMAAKTRVLESGREIELKKVVSQEKAKVVEEMSFMAQENVNYSLEKFVSVRTSLDRDAEPDLVAQAMERLGRVKTFHSLFTPHYREWNKLWEKADIRVDGDRFVQRVIRLHIFHLLVTASPNTVGRDVGMPARGLHGEAYRGHIFWDELYIQPFYDSHFPDISKALLEYRYNRLDAAREYAKENGYKGAMYPWQTADDGSEETQEVHYNPESKEWDPDLSRRQRHVSIAVFCNAWRYARWTGDTAFLKSMGAEMMLDIAQFWGSIAEYDKETDKYHIEGVMGPDEFHESLPDSDEHGLKDNAYTNIMVVWLMERALKLLDKLDSKTVSAIKRRIGLKDKDIQKWREMTTKMNVILTEDGIISQFDGYMDLKELDWDAYRKRFYSIHRMDRILKAEGDTPDNYKVAKQADTLMLWYVLEIDEVARILKQLGYDPGDKLEMLRKNYDYYEKRTSHGSTLSKIVHSVLAGYIYPSEVAWNWFMEAMKSDIYDTQGGTTPEGIHTGVMAGTLEVVKQDFAGLDLSGKVIALEPDLPRHWKTLSFRFCHRKVWYDVEINHSYVRVSAKTRSERRIQAIIYGTRIEVGPEPVEIANPKSPE